AGGGAGCGCATACCTCCGTGACCTCCGCGCCGCCCGCGCGGAAGCGGGCGATCGCGACGCTCGCCGCGTCACCTCCCCTGCCGTGCCCGGACCGCGGATTGGTCACCACGGTGATCTTGCGCACCGGCGAATAGTTGTTCACGGCACCAGCTTTCCGGGATTCAGGATGCCCGCCGGGTCGAGTTCGGCCTTCACCGCACGCAGCACGCGCACGCCTAGATCGCCCACTTCGTCCGGCACCCACGGACGATGATCGGTGCCCACCGCGTGGTGGTGGGTGATGGTGCCGCCGCTGGCGACGATGGCGTCGCCCGCGGCGCGCTTGGCGGCCTGCCACTGGGCCAGCGGGTCGTCGAGCTGCTTGGCGACGACGGTGAAGTACAGCGACGCGCCGGTCGGATAGGTGTGCGAGATGTGGCACATGACCAGGGGCGGAGTGCCCTGCGCACCGAGCGAATCGGTCAGTGCCGCGGTGACCCCCGCCTTCAGCGCGCTCAGATTCGACCAGGTGGTGGCGGTCTCCAGCGTTTCGCAGAGCACGCCCACGTCCAGCAGCGCGTCGCGCAGGTACGGGGCGGCGAAACGACCGTGCTCCCATTCCCGGGCCGGTGTCTCCCCCAAGGACGCGCCACCCGCGGCGGCCAGCACGGCGGCCGCTTCGGCGCTGCGTGCGGCGACATGCGCCGAGCTGCCCTCGTAGGTGGTGATGGCCAGGCATCCGGCCACGGGGTTGCCGCCGATATCGCCGGAGCGGGCGAGATTGATCCCGGTCTCCGCCTCGTCGGACAAGCGGAGCACAGTGGGCGCCGCGCCCGCCTGCACGACCGCGCGCAACGCGGCGGCGCCGGTCGCGAAATCGGGGAACGCCCAAGCTTGGTAGGCGACAGTTTCCGGAACCGGATGCACCCGCAGCGTGACCTCGGTGATCACGCCGAGCGTGCCCTCTGATCCGACGAACAACTCGCGCAGGTCCGGTCCCGCCGCCGAGGCGGGCGCGCGCCCGAGTTCGAGCGTGCCGCTGGGGGTGGCGATCTTCAGCCGCTGCACCATGTCGTCGAAACGGCCGTAGCCCGCCGAGGCCTGGCCGGACGACCGCGTCGCCGCGAAGCCGCCGAGGGTGGCGAACTCGAAACTCTGCGGGAAATGACCGAGGGACAGCCCGTGCGCGCCGAGCAGTTCCTCCGCGCGCGGACCGGTCACGCCCGCGCCCAGGGTGGCGGTGCCGCTGACCGGATCGACCTCGGTCAACCCGGCCAATCTGCGCAGATCAAGGGCGATCACGGTGTCGAAGCGTCCGCGCACGGGATCGACGCCGCCGACCACACTGGTGCCGCCGCCGAACGGGACCACCGCGACGGCGTGCCGCGCGCAGTAGCCGAGCACGGCGAGGACCTCGTCGTGATCGGCCGGGAAGACGACGGCGTCCGGCGCGTCCTGCGGCCCCTCGGCCCGGCGGCGCAGCAGATCGGGCGTGCTCTTCCCGCCGGCGTGCCGCAGCCGATCGCGGTGGTCGGCCGACACGTTGCCGGGGCCGACCACCTCGACCAGCCCGGCGCGCCGCTCGGGCGTCAACGCCGATTCGCGCAGTGGCACGTCGCCCTCGTCGCGGCGCGCCACCGGGTTGCCGGAGACCCCGAACACCTGCGTCAGCAGACCGCGGATCCGTTCCGAAAGTGGCTGGTGAGCAGCCGCGACGCCCCAGGCATCCCAGACCATGCTCGCCGCCGAGTCGCCCGGGCCGGTCTTCGCCGACCGGGCCGGATCGCCGTCGGTGTGCTGCTGCGTGTCCACCATGCGTTACAGTTTGACATAGACTGTCAAGCAGTAACGAACAACTGGACAAATTCTTCCTGGCCGACGCTCCGCCGTCGGCCGCTCGACCCCGGTGGTGACGCTTTGACCGCTCCCGACACCTCCGCCGAGCACCTCTCGGCGACCGACCTGGCGATTCTCGACGCCGCCCGCGCCTGCGTGGAGGAGTTCGGCGTACGCCGCACCACACTCACCGAGGTGGCGCGGCGGGCGGGCGTCAGCAGGCCGACGGTCTACCGTCGCTGGCCGGACACCGGCGCGCTGGTAGCGGAGTTGCTGGTGCGCGAGCTGCGCGGGATCGTGGCGGCGACCATGCCGTCGGCGGGCAGCGCACGCACCAGGTTGGTGGAGGGCGTGGTCGCCGGGGCGGCGACGGTCCGGACGAATCCGTTGTTCGGCAAGATCTTCCGCACCGACACCGATCTGATGCTCACCTACGTCTTCGGCAGGCTCGGGCGCAACCAGCGCGCGCTGATCGAACTGTTCGCGGCGGGCATCCGAGACGGCCAGCGGGACGGCTCCATCCGCGCGGGCCATCCGGAGCGGATGGCCACCATGCTGCTGCTGATCGCCCAGTCCGCGGTGCAGTCGGCGGGCACCGTCGCACCGCTGCTGGCGGGCGAGCACCTCGACGCCGAACTCCGTCGCGCGATCGACGGCTACCTCGACGATCGCGCTCACGAAACGGCCGAAGACGCGGCCCGAGCGCAATCGTGATGAGTACCAGCTCGCGGCGTTCCCGCTGCATCCGAAAGGCATGTGATGAGCACTGAGCCAATGCGTACCGGAGACTCCGCGTTGAACGCCGCGCGCCGCGCCACGGATTTGTCGCGGCTCGGCGACGGCGCCGAGATCGACGTCCTGGTGATCGGCGGCGGCGTCACCGGCGCCGGAGCCGCACTGGACGCCGCCGCCCGCGGACTGCGGACCGTGCTGGTGGAACGCCACGACCTGGCGTTCGGCACCAGCCGCTGGAGCTCCAAGCTGGTGCACGGCGGCCTCCGGTATCTGGCGAGCGGCCGGGTGGGCATCGCCCACGAGAGCGCGGTGGAACGCGGCATGCTGCTGCGCACCACGGCGCCGCATCTGGTGCGCCCGCTGCCTCAGCTGGTGCCGCTGCTGCCGAATGTCGGCACAACGCAAGCCGCTCTGGTGCGCGCCGGTTTCCTGGCGGGCGATCTACTCCGGCGCGGCGCGGGCACACCCGCCGCGCTGCTGCCCCGGTCCCGGCGCGTCGCCGCCGCGGAAGCCGTACGGCTCGCGCCGACCGTGCGGCGCGCGGGCCTGCGCGGCGGCCTGCAGGCATGGGACGGGCAACTGGTCGACGACGCACGCCTGGTCGTCGCGCTGGCGCGCACGGCCGCGGCGCACGGCGCGCGGGTTCTGACCCGCGTCGAAGCGCGCGAGGTGACCGGGCAGTCGGCGACCCTGCGCGACACCCGCACCGGCGAGACCCTCACGGTGCGACCGCGCACCGTGGTGAACGCCACCGGCGTCTGGGCCGATCAGGTGGACCCGAGCATCCGGCTGCGCCCGAGCCGGGGCACACATCTGGTGTTCTCGGCCGAGTCCTTCGGCGGCCTCAGCGCGGCGCTCACCGTCCCGGTGCCCGGCAGCATCGGCCGTTTCGTGTTCGCCTTCCCCGCCGCGCACGGCCGGGTCTACCTGGGCTTGACCGACGAGGACGCGCCCGGCCCGGTGCCCGACGAGCCCGAGCCCACCGGGAGCGAAATCGATTTCCTGCTCGACACGATCAATCCCGCCCTGCGAGAGCCGTTGACCCGCAGCGACATTCGCGGGTCGTACGCCGGATTGCGCCCACTGCTGCAGACCGCCGACGACAGCACGGCGGACATCTCCCGGCAGCACGCGGTGCTGCGTTCCCCGACCGGAGTCGTCACCATCGTCGGGGGCAAGCTCACCACGTACCGGAAGATGGCCGAGGACGTGATCGACGCCGCGGTCACGCACGGCGGTCTCGCCGCGGGGCCGTGCCGCACCCGGCGGCTGCCACTGGCGGGCGCGGTCTCCGGCGCGGCACGCGACCGCATCGACGCCCCGCCCGTGCTGATCGAGCGTTACGGCAGTGAGGCGGCCGACGTACTGGCCGCGGCGCGGCGCGATCCGGCGCTCGCCGAGCCGGTCGCACCCGGAATGGACGTACTAGGTGCGGAATTCGCGTTCGCGGTGTCGCACGAGGGCGCGCTCGAGGCCGGAGACCTGCTGGACCGGCGCACGCGCATCGGCTTGGTCGCCGAGGATCGCGCCGCCGCGGCGGCCGCGGCCGCGCGCGCCTTCGCCTGACCGCACCGCGGGTTCAGTCCATCGACCACTCGGACAGGTCCGCGCGCATGCACGCGCGCGGCCAGCGGTCGAGGCCGTGGGCCCGTTCGGCGGCACGCAACGCGATCAGCCCCGGCGTCTCCTCGTCCGCCGCCAGGTACCGGAAGCCGAGCCGCTGGTAATACGGGCCGTTCCACGGCACCTCGGTAAAGGTGGTCAACGTCATCGCGGGCAGGTTCGCGGTGGCGGCCCATCGGGCGGCCTGGTCGAGCAAGCGTTTGCCGATCCGGCGGCGGGCGTGGTCCGGATGCACCGAAACCTGCTCGATATGGGCGTTTCCGTCGACCACGCCCACGATCAGGTAGCCGATCGGCGGGTCGGCGTCGCTCCATACCCAGGCGCGCCCGGCCTGCAGGAACTCGCGCAGCGTCGCCTTCGAAGGCGGTTCGTCGTCGGCTACGGCCGTCATGCCGAGTTCCGCGAACGGCTTGCCCGCCGCGCGTTCGATCTCTTGCAGCACGGGCAGGTCTTCGCTTGTCGCGGGCCGGATCACCGGCCCATTGTGCAACGGCGCGCCCGACGCGGACCACCGAATTTCACTCCGCCGGGGTGGCTAGGATGCCGTTGATCAGCACTCGCACCGCCCATGCCGCGCGTGCGTCGCCGTCACCCGACAGCAGAGCCTGCCGCATGGCCACGACGGTCGGATAGCGGTCGGCGGGCAGTTCGGCGAAGCGCCGCTCCATCGCGGCGAGATACTCCTGTTCGCTGCCGCCGCCGGTGTCGTGCGCGCTCTGCTCCGCCGCCGCGGCCGTGATGTGCAGATAGAGCAGGTCCACCGCCCACGACGCGGTGCGCTCGTCCAACCCCGCCTCGAT
Above is a genomic segment from Nocardia sputorum containing:
- a CDS encoding FAD-binding oxidoreductase — translated: MVWDAWGVAAAHQPLSERIRGLLTQVFGVSGNPVARRDEGDVPLRESALTPERRAGLVEVVGPGNVSADHRDRLRHAGGKSTPDLLRRRAEGPQDAPDAVVFPADHDEVLAVLGYCARHAVAVVPFGGGTSVVGGVDPVRGRFDTVIALDLRRLAGLTEVDPVSGTATLGAGVTGPRAEELLGAHGLSLGHFPQSFEFATLGGFAATRSSGQASAGYGRFDDMVQRLKIATPSGTLELGRAPASAAGPDLRELFVGSEGTLGVITEVTLRVHPVPETVAYQAWAFPDFATGAAALRAVVQAGAAPTVLRLSDEAETGINLARSGDIGGNPVAGCLAITTYEGSSAHVAARSAEAAAVLAAAGGASLGETPAREWEHGRFAAPYLRDALLDVGVLCETLETATTWSNLSALKAGVTAALTDSLGAQGTPPLVMCHISHTYPTGASLYFTVVAKQLDDPLAQWQAAKRAAGDAIVASGGTITHHHAVGTDHRPWVPDEVGDLGVRVLRAVKAELDPAGILNPGKLVP
- a CDS encoding TetR/AcrR family transcriptional regulator produces the protein MTAPDTSAEHLSATDLAILDAARACVEEFGVRRTTLTEVARRAGVSRPTVYRRWPDTGALVAELLVRELRGIVAATMPSAGSARTRLVEGVVAGAATVRTNPLFGKIFRTDTDLMLTYVFGRLGRNQRALIELFAAGIRDGQRDGSIRAGHPERMATMLLLIAQSAVQSAGTVAPLLAGEHLDAELRRAIDGYLDDRAHETAEDAARAQS
- a CDS encoding glycerol-3-phosphate dehydrogenase/oxidase; translation: MSTEPMRTGDSALNAARRATDLSRLGDGAEIDVLVIGGGVTGAGAALDAAARGLRTVLVERHDLAFGTSRWSSKLVHGGLRYLASGRVGIAHESAVERGMLLRTTAPHLVRPLPQLVPLLPNVGTTQAALVRAGFLAGDLLRRGAGTPAALLPRSRRVAAAEAVRLAPTVRRAGLRGGLQAWDGQLVDDARLVVALARTAAAHGARVLTRVEAREVTGQSATLRDTRTGETLTVRPRTVVNATGVWADQVDPSIRLRPSRGTHLVFSAESFGGLSAALTVPVPGSIGRFVFAFPAAHGRVYLGLTDEDAPGPVPDEPEPTGSEIDFLLDTINPALREPLTRSDIRGSYAGLRPLLQTADDSTADISRQHAVLRSPTGVVTIVGGKLTTYRKMAEDVIDAAVTHGGLAAGPCRTRRLPLAGAVSGAARDRIDAPPVLIERYGSEAADVLAAARRDPALAEPVAPGMDVLGAEFAFAVSHEGALEAGDLLDRRTRIGLVAEDRAAAAAAAARAFA
- a CDS encoding GNAT family N-acetyltransferase, whose amino-acid sequence is MIRPATSEDLPVLQEIERAAGKPFAELGMTAVADDEPPSKATLREFLQAGRAWVWSDADPPIGYLIVGVVDGNAHIEQVSVHPDHARRRIGKRLLDQAARWAATANLPAMTLTTFTEVPWNGPYYQRLGFRYLAADEETPGLIALRAAERAHGLDRWPRACMRADLSEWSMD